The following nucleotide sequence is from Tribolium castaneum strain GA2 chromosome 5, icTriCast1.1, whole genome shotgun sequence.
tttacaggaTTTGTACCAATCACGCAACACGTCTCCACCCTGTACTTGTCAATCAGCACCACCTTGTGCGCCAAATCGGCCAACTCAGTCTTCATTTCTTGCACGTACAAAAGATTCGAGTAAGTATCCAAATTATCTAGTCTGTAAGGATCCACACTTAAAATCTCCTTAAACAAGTCAATCGCGTGGAATAGTTCTGCAACAATGTCGGAATATTTAAAAGACCTGGAACTGTACCAGGAACAAAAAAACCCGCCTGCTGTACCCCAACCCCCGGCCAAGAAATTCCAGCCAAAACCTGACCCAATTTTACTCAAACTGCACCCTGACCCCCACCCCCTATCCGCCGAAGAGCAGGTTTTTTTCGTTAAATTGACAGAGGGGGCTTTCGGGTTCAACGAGCACGTCCGCAACGAAACCTTGCAAACTTTAGCGCGCGACTTCCACGTCAAATTTCTAGCCCCTTATCTTAGCCAGTTTATAAATGATGCGATTTGTGTGAATATCGCCTTCCCCGACTTGTCTCTTTTGATTTATTCGGTGCGAGTGGTCAAAAGCCTGATGGCCAACCCCCACGTTAACATTAAGGAGCACCTCCATTTGCTGCTCCCGGCCGTCATTTCCTGTGTCGTTTCGCGGAAAATTAGCAAATACAGCTATGACAACCACTGGACTTTGAGGGACTTTTCGGCGCAAGTTGTGGCAACTATTTGTTGCACGCACAGTAACAGCATCAACCAGATGAAAACGCGCGTGATTAAGGTTTACTTGCGGGCGGTGCAAGACCCCCGGAAGCCCCTCACTACGGTGTATGGGGGCCTCAAAGGCCTGAGTTGTTTCGGGGAGGAGACAGTCAGGACTTGCCTTGTGCCCCTTATCCCGGTTTTGAGCCGTCGCGTTTGCAtggttttggaaaaaacggtTTACTTGGGGGACCCCAGTCACGAGACGAAGCAAATCAAGCGAATCACTGACTTGGTTCTGGCGGTTGTGGGGCCCGTTTTGCTCCAATGCAAAAACGTGAATGACGGGGGAGTGTCTTACGTTAAGGAGTTTGGCTATTTGGGGTACACGTTGTACAACCATGTCAAGCATTTGGAGAAAATCGAAGCCGAGCGAAAGAACCATTTCAATGTTTACCTCCTTTGTcgataattgttattattacctCGCCGGTTGTGGTGGCCGATTGCGATCTGGGCCATTAGATAGGTGCTGTTTTTGAGCCCTTGTGAGTACagttcgaaataaatttgtaaagcTTCGTCGTTGTTCAGTTGCTCGAGGTATGCGTGTGCCAGGAAGAAGTGTTTCATCCAGTGGTCGGGAAGCTGGACTGAGAAAATCTTGCTTTTGTCGGGAATTATTTTACCGAGTTCGTACCAAGAGCACCACAAGAGGGGCTCCAGATTCACCGACTTGACAAAAACGGTGATTGCCAACGAAATCATGTCCAGTTGCTTCAGAATAATCCCGTACAAGTACAAGCAGAACCCGTCCAATTTATTCTCGTAATAGTCGCTTTTTAATTCCCGACATAATTCGGTCAAGTCGCCGTTTTCCGAGGGATCGGGTGGACAATTCGTGTCGGTCATACTGTCTAATTTTTTCTTCTGAATTGAGAAATACCGGGCGTAGAGGTACAAAAAACGTGTCTTGGGTTTGGTGCACTTTTTCAGGAAATGGGCACACCGGTCGTACTCTTTCAAGTCAAAGTAGCTCTTCGCCATGAAATATGCTTCCAATTCGCCCTCGCAATCATCTTTAAACTGAACATTTTCCTCGGGAGTGGATTTTATGTACGCTAGGGAGTAGTGAAGTTCGGATAACCACTTTGCACTGTGATTTAGACCCCGTTGTGAGCATGCAACAATCCCGTGCAGCAAGTCTTGCTTGATTTGGGGCAAATCTAGCTTGATTTCATCCATCTATCGCGAAAAAACACtttacacaaattaaaaattcaaattttcgaGGTTAGGTGAGGTTAGGTCAGTTAGATCCGCTTGACTTCGATTCACAATGCGCATGCGTACTAATATCGGTGAAGTTAGCACCAAAAATGATAAACATTACAGTCGACCAGACAATTGCTGCGC
It contains:
- the Cdc23 gene encoding cell division cycle protein 23 homolog yields the protein MDEIKLDLPQIKQDLLHGIVACSQRGLNHSAKWLSELHYSLAYIKSTPEENVQFKDDCEGELEAYFMAKSYFDLKEYDRCAHFLKKCTKPKTRFLYLYARYFSIQKKKLDSMTDTNCPPDPSENGDLTELCRELKSDYYENKLDGFCLYLYGIILKQLDMISLAITVFVKSVNLEPLLWCSWYELGKIIPDKSKIFSVQLPDHWMKHFFLAHAYLEQLNNDEALQIYFELYSQGLKNSTYLMAQIAIGHHNRRELFHAIDLFKEILSVDPYRLDNLDTYSNLLYVQEMKTELADLAHKVVLIDKYRVETCCVIGNYYSLRSDHAKAVLYFRRALKLNPQFLSAWTLMGHEYMEMKNTNAAIQSYRHAIEINNRDYRAWYGLGQTYEILKMYFYCLYYYKQAQQLKPNDSRMIIALGETYEKLEKTENALKCYYKACKVGDIEGQALIKLAKLYDKLKDEDNAAAAFTEFCLRDDENKGRFNEDQTEFYSALQYLANYFLKRGDLDQAKIYANKCLENEKAKEVAKALLKEIAVKRLLTESLGSDTVPMDGTCSNILPPDDDGGSDMDITNTSTK
- the LOC135266315 gene encoding transcription initiation factor TFIID subunit 6-like — protein: MSEYLKDLELYQEQKNPPAVPQPPAKKFQPKPDPILLKLHPDPHPLSAEEQVFFVKLTEGAFGFNEHVRNETLQTLARDFHVKFLAPYLSQFINDAICVNIAFPDLSLLIYSVRVVKSLMANPHVNIKEHLHLLLPAVISCVVSRKISKYSYDNHWTLRDFSAQVVATICCTHSNSINQMKTRVIKVYLRAVQDPRKPLTTVYGGLKGLSCFGEETVRTCLVPLIPVLSRRVCMVLEKTVYLGDPSHETKQIKRITDLVLAVVGPVLLQCKNVNDGGVSYVKEFGYLGYTLYNHVKHLEKIEAERKNHFNVYLLCR